A genomic stretch from Acidobacteriota bacterium includes:
- a CDS encoding PilZ domain-containing protein: protein MAHEHTEKTPAGGLPVVLVVDDDLAYLEKLQRTLRDHYTVHTTTSGVEAIHLIKSLPEVNVLVVNEDLPRMKGTELLRFLNEIFKNSDAIIKILLTENASNGTTIDLASYGRIDCCLAKPSDPAVIRRKVSFLIAQRSREKRSSMRVTLDDSKDILIETEALGEATLVNLSENGMFLRTLSPTPEGSAVPLHISLPDGRRYTLESRIVRQDADQGGVAVEFQSLDDASRLSILQFMADYVAIRDLDELKLRYPFLKTDEMVLFTDSVKIESLMREALARKVEVAAVPARSAGTPEILSFSEIDAPSVCQIAGEKLDVKFKTSDLLFVSYQIGYATYNFETMIARIAADGQTMVCLYPRVMFYSEKRAERRITPAGDLRVEIPLPPPYDRKVRGVITDISPNGVSFVANGDTPVLLKGTPIETMSILDGDQVLWQETGEVRYVARAGRDEGPGLKYGVQFGISRMSIQSVHAPDADFARRSDETSESDVVRIAPVLPADVSAIDLATPHVVRMENSRGEEIVGLLNTSLPLDNQPVPVVIVPPAFGKTKEILFGLALTLVQNFRAMGKPLAVLRYDGIRRKGESYKDPEASEPPWETLNSSTSQGADDIRAVINWIHANPKLKAGPVILATFSLAALEARVVLRDPEYRGRIHYWISCMGALEFRHMMNRINCGLDLLEQYQLGIDLGVYPILGNHIRHMPYASDIIANGVGTLEQAREDMGRVSLPVTWIYGQHDKWIKHEFVRDVMSVQVDVPREVIAVPIGHNARTSREALRVFGTVTSLIHRFLEGSTIQPLMPSRKDMEIMRRAEKDRLPPRDLKNKKSYWRHYLVGEGHLLGFGVMAMAEEYQQLMRDQLRALDLRPGDRLLDLGGGTGNFLEHVVQGHGGIPVEITIADLVPDAMAQAQEKLRTLGVPADQRGRVNFVALDLEMSRYRAVRRFLDGEIGTFEEMADKVENLTLESARKIQEDYSPRLHRILRGERITGDHDDWLKTRFDLYEYRIITDFNSAARFVRRLDQAAPEYRRLILPGNLEGTCRLPFGSGGYNKVLMSLVLSYIFNPAETLREVRRIIEPGGLLVLSSMRPDTDASGPFTRLLERIEAMPDESLPSEMPKSLLLDSLRSFLNDVQELNELEEAGTFDFFDPEKLETLLDEAGWVTVRRIVTYGDPPQGYIVVAKPRVTHD, encoded by the coding sequence ATGGCCCATGAACACACGGAAAAGACGCCGGCGGGCGGCCTGCCCGTCGTTCTTGTCGTAGATGACGACCTCGCCTATCTCGAGAAGCTCCAGCGCACCCTGCGCGACCACTACACGGTCCATACCACGACCAGCGGCGTCGAGGCCATCCATCTGATCAAGTCCCTGCCGGAGGTCAACGTCCTCGTGGTCAACGAGGATCTGCCCCGGATGAAGGGCACCGAGCTGCTGCGCTTCCTCAACGAGATCTTCAAGAACTCCGACGCCATCATCAAGATCCTGCTGACCGAGAACGCCTCGAACGGGACGACGATCGACCTGGCCAGCTACGGCCGCATCGACTGCTGCCTGGCCAAGCCTTCCGATCCGGCCGTCATCCGGCGCAAGGTCAGCTTCCTCATCGCCCAGCGGTCGCGCGAGAAGCGCTCATCCATGCGCGTGACCCTGGACGACTCGAAGGACATCCTCATCGAGACCGAGGCCCTCGGCGAGGCCACGCTGGTCAACCTCAGCGAGAACGGCATGTTCCTGCGGACCCTGTCGCCCACGCCCGAGGGCTCGGCCGTCCCCCTGCACATTTCGCTTCCCGATGGGCGCCGGTACACGCTCGAAAGCCGGATAGTCCGCCAGGACGCCGACCAGGGCGGGGTCGCGGTCGAGTTCCAATCTCTCGACGACGCCAGCCGCTTATCGATCCTCCAGTTCATGGCCGACTATGTCGCCATCCGCGACCTCGACGAGCTCAAGCTGCGTTACCCGTTCCTCAAGACCGACGAGATGGTCCTGTTCACCGATTCGGTCAAGATCGAATCGCTCATGCGCGAGGCCCTGGCCCGCAAGGTCGAGGTGGCCGCGGTGCCGGCCCGGTCGGCTGGAACTCCGGAGATCCTTTCGTTCTCTGAGATCGATGCCCCGTCGGTCTGCCAGATCGCAGGCGAGAAGCTGGACGTCAAGTTCAAGACTTCCGACCTCCTCTTCGTCTCCTACCAGATCGGCTACGCCACCTACAATTTCGAGACCATGATCGCCCGGATCGCCGCCGACGGCCAGACCATGGTCTGTCTCTACCCCCGGGTCATGTTCTACTCGGAGAAGCGGGCCGAGCGGCGGATCACCCCGGCCGGCGACCTGCGGGTCGAGATCCCCCTGCCGCCCCCGTATGACCGCAAGGTCCGGGGCGTCATCACTGACATCAGCCCGAACGGCGTGAGCTTCGTCGCCAACGGGGACACGCCGGTCCTCCTCAAGGGGACGCCGATCGAAACCATGTCCATCCTCGACGGCGACCAGGTCCTGTGGCAGGAGACCGGCGAGGTCCGCTACGTGGCCCGGGCCGGCCGGGACGAGGGTCCGGGACTGAAGTACGGCGTCCAGTTCGGCATCAGCCGCATGAGCATCCAGTCCGTCCACGCCCCCGACGCGGATTTTGCCCGGCGCAGCGACGAGACTTCCGAATCGGACGTCGTCCGGATCGCACCGGTCTTGCCGGCCGATGTCTCTGCAATAGACTTGGCGACCCCTCACGTTGTCCGCATGGAGAATTCTCGCGGCGAAGAGATCGTCGGCTTGCTGAATACATCCTTGCCTCTGGATAACCAGCCCGTTCCGGTCGTCATCGTCCCACCTGCTTTCGGCAAGACAAAGGAGATCCTGTTCGGGTTGGCGCTGACATTAGTCCAGAATTTCCGGGCCATGGGCAAGCCCCTGGCCGTCCTCCGCTATGACGGAATACGGCGCAAGGGAGAGAGTTACAAGGACCCGGAAGCATCCGAGCCACCATGGGAAACCCTCAATTCGAGCACCAGCCAAGGCGCTGATGATATCCGGGCGGTGATCAATTGGATACACGCTAATCCCAAGCTCAAGGCCGGTCCCGTCATCCTGGCCACGTTTTCCCTGGCAGCCTTGGAAGCCCGGGTCGTTCTCCGGGACCCCGAATATCGAGGGCGGATTCACTATTGGATTTCCTGCATGGGGGCCCTCGAGTTCCGGCACATGATGAACCGGATCAACTGTGGCCTGGACCTCCTCGAACAATACCAACTCGGCATCGACCTAGGCGTCTATCCTATCCTGGGGAACCATATCCGCCACATGCCATATGCGTCGGATATTATCGCCAACGGGGTTGGCACGCTTGAGCAGGCCCGCGAAGATATGGGCCGGGTAAGTCTGCCTGTGACCTGGATCTACGGCCAACACGACAAGTGGATCAAGCACGAATTCGTCCGCGATGTGATGAGCGTCCAGGTTGATGTCCCCCGTGAGGTCATCGCCGTACCCATTGGCCATAACGCCAGGACCTCGCGCGAGGCCCTGCGCGTGTTCGGCACAGTCACGTCGCTCATCCACCGGTTCCTCGAGGGCTCGACCATCCAGCCGCTCATGCCGAGCCGGAAAGACATGGAGATCATGCGCCGGGCCGAGAAGGACCGGCTGCCGCCTCGGGACCTCAAGAACAAGAAGAGCTATTGGCGTCACTACCTCGTCGGCGAGGGGCACCTGCTGGGCTTCGGCGTCATGGCCATGGCCGAGGAGTATCAGCAGCTAATGCGAGATCAGCTCCGCGCGCTGGACCTTCGTCCCGGCGACCGGCTTCTCGACCTCGGCGGCGGAACTGGCAACTTTCTCGAGCATGTCGTCCAGGGGCACGGCGGTATTCCAGTCGAGATCACCATCGCCGACCTCGTCCCGGATGCAATGGCCCAAGCCCAAGAGAAGCTTCGGACCCTCGGCGTCCCTGCAGATCAGCGCGGGCGCGTCAATTTCGTCGCCCTCGATCTGGAGATGAGCCGCTATCGGGCCGTCCGCCGCTTCCTCGACGGCGAGATCGGCACATTCGAGGAAATGGCCGATAAGGTTGAGAACCTGACCCTCGAGAGTGCCCGGAAGATCCAGGAAGACTACTCGCCTCGCCTGCACCGTATCCTTCGTGGCGAAAGGATTACCGGGGATCATGACGACTGGCTAAAGACCCGCTTCGATCTCTATGAATACCGGATCATCACCGACTTCAATTCTGCCGCTCGTTTCGTCCGTCGCCTGGATCAGGCAGCTCCGGAATACCGTAGGCTTATCCTGCCCGGGAACCTGGAGGGAACATGCCGCCTGCCATTCGGGTCCGGCGGCTACAACAAGGTGCTGATGAGCCTTGTCCTGTCCTACATCTTCAACCCGGCAGAGACGCTCCGCGAAGTCAGGCGGATCATCGAGCCGGGCGGCCTGCTCGTCTTGTCGAGCATGCGGCCAGACACAGATGCCTCGGGGCCCTTTACCCGGTTGCTTGAGCGGATCGAGGCCATGCCCGACGAATCCCTGCCGTCCGAAATGCCGAAATCGCTCCTGCTTGATTCGTTGCGTTCGTTCCTCAACGACGTTCAGGAACTCAACGAGCTCGAAGAGGCGGGCACATTCGATTTCTTCGACCCTGAGAAGCTCGAAACCCTGCTGGATGAAGCCGGCTGGGTCACGGTCCGGAGGATCGTGACCTATGGCGACCCACCCCAGGGCTATATCGTCGTAGCCAAACCGAGAGTGACCCATGACTAA
- a CDS encoding alpha/beta hydrolase-fold protein, with product MKPRQISGVLLLAGALTALALAPRPALAADAPSGQVLEGLKLPSAILGRDVAYAVYLPPGYEASTRRFPVVYLLHGYTDDESGWIQFGEIQLAADRAIADREIPPMIIVMPDGGVTFYINDAAGKVRYEDMFVRELIPYIDRTYRTRPDREFRGVAGLSMGGWGTLVYSFRHPDLFAAGAAFSAAVWSDDDIAGMKQKDWDGLLGPLFGAAGKAGRDRLSPHFREVSPLALAGSLPEDSLKKVRYYIDCGDDDFLIRGNCALHLLLTDRRITHEFRVRDGGHTWTYWRTGIVDGLRFIGQSFNR from the coding sequence ATGAAGCCTCGCCAGATTTCGGGCGTTCTCCTCTTGGCCGGCGCCCTGACCGCGCTGGCCCTTGCGCCCCGGCCCGCGCTCGCCGCCGACGCCCCGTCCGGGCAGGTCCTCGAGGGACTCAAGCTCCCGAGCGCCATCCTCGGCCGCGACGTCGCCTACGCCGTCTATCTGCCGCCGGGTTACGAAGCGTCGACCCGGCGATTCCCCGTCGTCTATCTCCTGCACGGCTACACGGACGACGAATCCGGCTGGATCCAGTTCGGTGAGATCCAGCTGGCCGCCGACCGAGCCATCGCCGACCGGGAGATCCCGCCGATGATCATCGTCATGCCCGATGGCGGCGTCACGTTCTATATCAACGACGCGGCGGGCAAGGTCCGCTATGAGGACATGTTCGTCCGGGAGCTCATCCCGTACATCGACCGGACGTACCGCACCCGGCCGGACCGCGAGTTCCGCGGCGTCGCCGGGTTGTCGATGGGCGGCTGGGGCACGCTGGTTTACTCGTTCCGCCATCCCGATCTCTTCGCCGCCGGGGCGGCCTTCAGCGCGGCGGTCTGGTCCGATGACGACATCGCCGGCATGAAGCAGAAGGACTGGGACGGCCTCCTCGGCCCCCTGTTCGGAGCGGCGGGGAAGGCGGGCCGCGACCGCCTGAGCCCCCATTTCCGGGAGGTCAGCCCTCTCGCCCTGGCCGGATCGCTGCCAGAGGACTCGCTGAAGAAGGTGCGCTATTACATCGACTGCGGCGACGACGATTTCCTGATCAGGGGCAATTGCGCCCTGCATCTGCTCCTGACTGACCGTAGGATCACCCACGAGTTCCGGGTCCGCGACGGCGGCCACACCTGGACGTACTGGCGGACCGGCATCGTCGACGGGCTGAGGTTCATCGGCCAGAGCTTCAACCGCTAG
- a CDS encoding class I SAM-dependent methyltransferase: MRKAVGPLLLIGFALSLLAAARSSGPGQSLDDRVRRFLDSQKDQWREENVTETDGRLLYDLILKKRYTRALEIGTSTGHSGIWQAWALSKTGGSLITVEIEEFRHLAAVRNFKAAGLDGLIDARLGDARRIVAGLDGPFDLIFIDADKNWTLNYFEVLLPKLAPGGCFAVHNVSSLGYMKGIRDFLEKVRGLDFMDTTIDGAASGGMSLSFRKKAPA; this comes from the coding sequence ATGAGAAAAGCTGTCGGACCCCTGCTCCTGATCGGTTTCGCCCTTTCGTTGCTCGCTGCCGCTCGATCCTCCGGCCCCGGCCAGTCGCTCGACGACCGCGTCCGCCGCTTTCTCGACTCCCAGAAGGACCAGTGGCGCGAGGAGAACGTCACGGAGACCGACGGCAGGCTGCTCTACGACCTCATCCTCAAGAAGCGCTACACCCGGGCCCTCGAGATCGGCACCTCCACGGGCCACTCGGGCATCTGGCAGGCCTGGGCGCTGAGCAAGACCGGCGGCTCGCTCATCACCGTCGAGATCGAGGAGTTCCGCCACCTGGCCGCGGTCCGGAACTTCAAGGCCGCCGGGCTCGACGGCCTCATCGACGCCCGCCTGGGCGACGCCCGCCGGATCGTCGCGGGGCTCGACGGGCCGTTCGATCTCATCTTCATCGACGCCGACAAGAACTGGACCCTCAACTATTTCGAGGTTCTGCTCCCCAAGCTGGCCCCGGGCGGCTGCTTCGCCGTCCACAACGTTTCGAGCCTGGGCTACATGAAGGGCATCCGCGATTTCCTGGAGAAGGTCCGCGGCCTCGATTTCATGGACACGACCATCGACGGGGCCGCGAGCGGCGGGATGTCCCTGAGCTTCAGGAAGAAGGCCCCGGCTTGA
- the ybaK gene encoding Cys-tRNA(Pro) deacylase, protein MGPDKTPMTPAVRALRQAGVEFKGQPYAYVEHGGTAAFAAQSGIDEHGVIKTLIMEDEAKRPFVILMHGDREVSTREMARILAVKSVHPCAPETAERHSGYQVGGTSPFGLRKPLPIYVEASILELPRIWINGGKRGFLVEIDPRDLVRVLKPTPVRVAIP, encoded by the coding sequence ATGGGACCCGATAAGACGCCGATGACGCCGGCCGTCCGGGCTCTCCGGCAGGCCGGGGTCGAGTTCAAGGGGCAGCCGTATGCCTATGTCGAGCACGGCGGCACCGCCGCGTTCGCGGCCCAGAGCGGCATAGACGAACACGGCGTCATCAAGACGCTGATCATGGAGGATGAGGCCAAACGGCCGTTCGTCATCCTCATGCATGGCGACCGCGAGGTCTCGACCAGGGAGATGGCCAGGATCCTGGCGGTCAAGTCCGTGCATCCCTGCGCGCCGGAGACGGCCGAGCGGCACTCCGGCTACCAGGTCGGCGGCACGTCTCCCTTCGGGCTGCGCAAACCCCTGCCGATCTATGTCGAAGCGTCCATCCTCGAGCTACCGAGGATCTGGATCAACGGGGGCAAGCGCGGCTTCCTGGTCGAGATCGATCCCCGGGACCTCGTCCGCGTCCTCAAGCCCACGCCCGTCCGCGTCGCCATTCCCTAG
- a CDS encoding HD domain-containing phosphohydrolase — protein MTKAETLKAARDPEFEERLYQEYGLKSRGRLVITLSALLYASFIFLDWVHAPQTLFGIFLAIRIAVLVAHIILFFLLGQAKTNRACARIIIVVGSFDVVGIGVMIYLLGGFASAYVQGLYIIIIGSFIALPLSFRDTNFVLAVTAASYLVPSFLNLNRGHVNWRDVVTNIYFLTSISIIGGIGSFFMDKLRQRELRSRLQLEATTSQLKESNIKLKSLDELKTQFFANVNHELRTPLTLMLAPLRSLLEGKMGHLTPILKDTYETMQRNGYKLLKLINNLLDLNKLEEGKMRLKVNALNLVEFIPPILASVKPLADQKQIRLYYQHPPHPVELTLDADQFEKVLFNLLSNALKFTNKGGKITVYIEDRDHTATMTVEDTGIGIPAEMLETIFDRFSQVDGSKSRAQEGTGIGLALAREIVLLHKGTIHAESELGRGSRFIVELLKGEDHFEDEVLDRRIEDLPIGLKRRTTDTEEPRVQDIVTDYRRLQLVDLEKVDIESGRVDQAKIHDALILCIDDNPEVLKLMKMLLADEFDLELMTSAEKGLKFLREKNPDLVLCDVMMPGMDGHTFCRAVKSDAALKHIPIILVTARSGAEMLNEGLQAGADDYISKPFDSTELKARIRALLRIREMESELALVNRNLKMRTSDLVEQQRSLFLSTVKSLASAIDAKDEYTRHHSTRVTDFSLKIAAKMGFSEKELSDLELAAVLHDVGKIAVPESILHKPGKLTNEEFKLIKDHPARGEAILSPVIELKEIARVVRAHHERYDGTGYPDRLKGREIPLGARIMAIADTYDSITSERPYRKAASHRYAVKEIINCSGTQFDPEVVENFLEIAGTLVQDKERDKEQPDSGA, from the coding sequence ATGACTAAGGCAGAAACTCTAAAGGCCGCACGGGACCCCGAGTTCGAAGAGCGCCTTTATCAGGAGTACGGTCTCAAGAGCCGAGGCCGGCTGGTCATTACCCTAAGCGCCCTTCTCTACGCTTCGTTCATCTTCCTCGATTGGGTCCACGCCCCACAGACGCTCTTCGGCATATTCCTGGCTATCCGCATCGCGGTCCTCGTCGCCCACATCATCCTGTTCTTCCTCCTAGGCCAGGCGAAAACGAACCGCGCCTGCGCCCGGATCATCATTGTCGTAGGGTCCTTTGACGTCGTAGGCATCGGGGTCATGATCTATCTCCTGGGCGGATTCGCCTCAGCCTATGTTCAGGGACTTTATATCATCATCATCGGTTCGTTCATCGCTCTGCCGTTGTCCTTCCGGGACACGAACTTCGTTTTAGCCGTGACCGCAGCGTCCTATCTCGTCCCCAGCTTCCTCAACCTCAACAGGGGGCACGTCAACTGGCGCGACGTCGTTACAAACATCTATTTTTTGACCTCTATCTCGATCATCGGCGGCATCGGGTCGTTCTTTATGGATAAGCTCCGACAACGGGAACTCCGGAGCCGTCTCCAACTCGAGGCCACCACGAGCCAACTCAAGGAATCCAACATCAAGCTCAAAAGCCTTGATGAGCTCAAGACCCAGTTCTTCGCCAACGTCAATCACGAACTCCGGACGCCGCTGACGCTCATGCTGGCCCCCCTCAGGTCCCTTCTCGAAGGCAAGATGGGCCACCTGACCCCCATTCTCAAGGACACCTACGAAACAATGCAGCGCAACGGCTACAAGCTGCTCAAGCTGATCAACAACCTCCTCGATCTGAACAAGCTCGAGGAAGGGAAAATGCGGCTCAAGGTCAACGCCCTGAACCTCGTCGAGTTCATCCCGCCGATCCTCGCCTCGGTCAAGCCGCTGGCCGACCAGAAGCAGATCCGGCTTTACTACCAGCATCCCCCGCACCCTGTCGAGCTGACCCTCGATGCCGATCAATTCGAGAAGGTCCTCTTCAACCTTCTTTCCAACGCGCTGAAATTCACGAACAAGGGCGGCAAGATCACGGTTTATATAGAGGACCGTGATCACACGGCCACCATGACGGTCGAAGACACGGGCATCGGCATTCCGGCCGAGATGCTCGAGACGATCTTCGACCGCTTCTCCCAGGTCGACGGCTCCAAGTCGCGCGCCCAGGAAGGAACGGGTATCGGGCTGGCCCTGGCCCGGGAGATCGTCCTCCTCCATAAGGGGACGATCCACGCCGAAAGCGAGCTCGGCCGCGGTTCTCGTTTCATCGTCGAGCTTCTCAAGGGCGAGGATCATTTCGAAGATGAAGTGCTCGATCGCCGGATCGAGGACTTGCCCATCGGCCTCAAACGGCGGACGACCGACACCGAAGAGCCGCGCGTCCAGGACATCGTCACGGACTACCGCCGCCTCCAGCTGGTCGATCTCGAGAAGGTGGATATCGAAAGCGGACGGGTGGACCAGGCCAAGATCCACGACGCCCTGATCCTCTGCATCGACGACAATCCCGAGGTCCTCAAGCTCATGAAGATGCTCCTGGCCGACGAGTTCGATCTCGAGCTCATGACCTCGGCCGAGAAGGGCCTGAAATTCCTGCGGGAGAAGAACCCCGACCTCGTCCTCTGCGACGTCATGATGCCGGGCATGGACGGCCACACGTTCTGCCGAGCGGTCAAGTCCGATGCCGCCCTGAAGCACATCCCCATCATCCTGGTGACCGCCCGCTCGGGCGCGGAAATGCTGAACGAGGGGCTCCAGGCCGGCGCCGACGACTACATCTCCAAGCCCTTCGACTCGACCGAGCTCAAGGCCCGCATCCGGGCCCTGCTCCGCATCCGCGAAATGGAATCGGAGCTGGCCCTGGTCAACCGCAACCTCAAGATGCGGACCTCCGATCTCGTCGAGCAGCAGCGGTCGCTGTTCCTGTCGACGGTCAAGTCCCTGGCCTCGGCCATCGACGCCAAGGATGAGTACACGCGCCATCACTCGACCCGGGTCACGGACTTCTCGCTCAAGATAGCGGCCAAGATGGGGTTCAGCGAGAAGGAGCTGAGCGATCTCGAGCTGGCCGCCGTGCTCCATGACGTCGGCAAGATCGCCGTCCCGGAGAGCATCCTGCACAAGCCGGGCAAGCTGACCAACGAAGAATTCAAGCTGATCAAGGACCACCCGGCCCGGGGCGAGGCCATCCTCAGCCCGGTCATCGAGCTCAAGGAGATCGCGCGGGTCGTCCGGGCCCACCACGAGCGCTACGACGGGACGGGCTATCCCGACCGGCTGAAGGGGCGCGAGATCCCCCTGGGCGCCCGGATCATGGCCATCGCCGACACCTACGACTCCATCACCTCGGAGCGCCCCTACCGCAAGGCCGCCTCCCACCGCTACGCGGTCAAGGAGATCATCAACTGCTCCGGAACGCAGTTCGATCCCGAGGTTGTCGAGAACTTCCTGGAGATCGCCGGAACGCTCGTACAGGACAAGGAGCGGGACAAGGAACAGCCGGACAGCGGGGCCTGA
- a CDS encoding cation-efflux pump, which produces MSNVDAMPSEADRREKRGAAWSSVGAAVCLTGMKLVVGLLTGSLGILAEAAHSGLDLVAAVVTLVAVSISDRPADEGHPYGHGKIENFSALIETVLLFVTCAWIIYEAVERIFFRPVPVDPSLWAFLVVVVSIAIDVTRSRMLLRAARKHRSQALEADALHFSTDIWSSAVVLVGLVLVWTGKNVAPKHAAVLNRADAVAALGVAVLVLFVSYKLGKRTVNVLLDSAPDGLRDKIAAAAGAVEGVIKAGQVRLRRSGPQVFIDMTIEVDRNLTVERTDAIASGVEARIQGLVPGADVVVHTDPGEVERENLARRIRGIAERNQIPAHNISVHEENGEIHVDLHIEVDDHLLLHQAHDLASHVEQDLRAEIPTLARVTTHIESRGTGVSTGRDVTAEEGPLVERIRTVTDVVAGRACCHSIVVRRLGDRLAVSLHCGFDRNLPVREAHRTSTRIEEALKAAVPEIEQVVVHTEPEQRPDGTR; this is translated from the coding sequence ATGTCGAACGTCGATGCGATGCCCTCCGAAGCCGACCGGAGGGAAAAGCGCGGGGCCGCCTGGAGCTCCGTCGGCGCGGCCGTCTGCCTGACCGGGATGAAGCTCGTCGTCGGGCTACTGACCGGATCGCTGGGCATCCTGGCGGAAGCGGCGCATTCCGGCCTCGACCTCGTGGCCGCGGTCGTCACCCTGGTCGCCGTCAGCATCTCGGACCGGCCGGCCGACGAAGGCCATCCGTACGGCCACGGCAAGATCGAGAACTTCTCGGCCCTCATCGAAACCGTCCTGCTCTTCGTCACCTGCGCCTGGATCATCTATGAGGCCGTCGAGCGCATCTTCTTCCGCCCGGTGCCGGTCGACCCGAGCCTCTGGGCTTTCCTGGTGGTCGTCGTCTCGATCGCCATCGACGTCACCAGGTCCCGGATGCTCCTGCGGGCCGCCCGGAAGCACCGGAGCCAGGCCCTCGAGGCCGATGCGCTGCACTTCTCGACCGACATCTGGAGCTCGGCAGTCGTTCTCGTCGGCCTGGTCCTCGTCTGGACCGGCAAGAACGTCGCCCCGAAGCACGCCGCCGTGCTCAACCGGGCCGACGCGGTGGCCGCCCTGGGCGTCGCCGTGCTCGTCCTTTTCGTCAGCTACAAGCTGGGCAAGCGGACGGTCAACGTCCTGCTCGACAGCGCCCCCGACGGGCTCAGGGACAAGATCGCGGCGGCCGCCGGCGCGGTCGAAGGCGTCATCAAGGCCGGCCAGGTCCGGCTCCGCCGCTCCGGCCCTCAGGTCTTCATCGACATGACCATCGAGGTCGACCGCAACCTGACGGTCGAGCGGACCGACGCCATCGCCAGCGGCGTCGAGGCCCGCATCCAGGGCCTTGTCCCCGGCGCCGATGTCGTCGTTCACACCGATCCCGGCGAGGTCGAACGGGAGAACCTGGCCCGGCGCATCCGCGGCATCGCCGAGCGGAACCAGATCCCGGCCCACAACATCAGCGTCCACGAGGAAAACGGCGAGATCCACGTCGATCTGCACATCGAGGTCGACGATCATCTCCTGCTTCACCAGGCCCACGATCTGGCCAGCCACGTCGAGCAGGACCTCCGGGCCGAGATCCCGACCCTGGCCCGCGTCACGACCCATATCGAATCGCGCGGCACGGGCGTCTCGACCGGCCGGGACGTCACGGCCGAGGAGGGGCCGCTCGTCGAGCGGATCAGGACCGTCACGGACGTCGTGGCCGGGCGGGCCTGCTGCCACAGCATCGTCGTCCGCCGCCTGGGCGATCGGCTGGCGGTCTCCCTCCACTGCGGCTTCGACCGGAACCTGCCGGTCCGGGAGGCTCACCGGACGTCGACCCGGATCGAGGAAGCCCTGAAGGCCGCCGTCCCCGAGATCGAACAGGTCGTCGTCCATACCGAGCCGGAGCAGCGGCCCGATGGGACCCGATAA